A single genomic interval of Deinococcus betulae harbors:
- a CDS encoding response regulator, with amino-acid sequence MTAPQRFLLVDDNPHDQLLATEAFLELCPACHLTVKGSGTEALFYLQMAIELPEVILLDVNMPGMNGFEVLAALKADPRLALIPVVMLSTSNAREDVSAAYTLHASSYLVKAGSFVAFLEQIDAFLRYWQQSRVTHH; translated from the coding sequence ATGACGGCCCCTCAGCGGTTTCTTCTTGTTGACGACAACCCCCACGACCAGCTGCTCGCGACCGAGGCGTTTCTCGAACTGTGCCCGGCCTGCCACCTCACCGTCAAAGGGAGTGGCACGGAGGCTCTGTTTTATCTCCAGATGGCTATTGAATTGCCGGAAGTGATTCTGCTAGACGTCAACATGCCGGGCATGAACGGCTTCGAAGTCCTGGCGGCGCTCAAGGCCGACCCCCGCCTGGCGCTGATTCCGGTGGTGATGCTGAGCACATCGAATGCACGGGAAGATGTCTCGGCGGCGTACACGTTGCATGCCAGCTCGTACCTGGTGAAGGCGGGGTCGTTCGTGGCGTTCCTGGAGCAGATTGACGCGTTTCTGCGGTACTGGCAGCAGAGCCGCGTCACTCACCACTGA
- a CDS encoding redoxin domain-containing protein, protein MNTSAALLDIARHLTPQTPVQVLTLSAPAQPPTQVALKGEHVCGIQGPVTPSWQTTLRHSGVHPAALHDAQQRAHSLDDALGSLIRRGQITPHTLHGLARDRLLHALLPLLHQPVTATLQPSLMDHWGGTATPRVPLRDSVSEVLRLDDAAPPAVPLSQAYAASPAHVPAGDDESFDLMVYRAALQGQTLQTMAQRLPLRFDQLRRTLAALEVGGYLWPATGAPTRPMAHPQLQVGDVAPDFVLAALGGGEVRLSSLRGQRVWLSLNRQSTCAICNPRHAEVIAVQDQLVPLGVKTVSVWGSGLSDLGRGIGKQQPPYAVLADPADTTYARYGLTFSLAGTLDPRNLSTMSKGFRMMGLSALKSDGELFRMPAEFLIGKDGRIERVHYSAYGADFLPIEEVLAWARRP, encoded by the coding sequence ATGAACACATCCGCTGCCCTCCTCGACATCGCCCGCCACCTCACCCCCCAGACCCCGGTGCAGGTCTTGACCCTCAGTGCCCCGGCCCAGCCACCCACGCAAGTTGCCCTCAAAGGCGAGCATGTCTGCGGCATTCAAGGCCCCGTCACTCCGTCCTGGCAAACCACCCTGCGCCACTCCGGCGTGCACCCCGCTGCCCTGCACGACGCCCAACAGCGCGCCCACTCCCTGGATGACGCGCTTGGGTCACTCATCCGCCGCGGTCAGATCACGCCCCACACCCTGCACGGCCTCGCCCGTGACCGCCTCCTGCACGCCCTGTTGCCGCTCCTCCACCAACCGGTCACGGCCACGTTGCAGCCCAGCCTGATGGACCATTGGGGCGGCACCGCCACGCCCCGTGTCCCCCTCCGGGACAGTGTGAGCGAAGTCCTGCGCCTGGATGACGCAGCACCGCCCGCGGTCCCCCTTTCCCAGGCCTACGCCGCCTCGCCAGCCCACGTCCCCGCGGGGGATGACGAGAGCTTCGACCTCATGGTCTACCGCGCCGCTCTGCAAGGGCAAACCCTGCAGACGATGGCCCAGCGCCTGCCACTCCGCTTTGACCAGCTGCGCCGCACCCTGGCGGCTTTAGAGGTGGGCGGCTACCTGTGGCCGGCCACCGGGGCCCCCACGCGGCCGATGGCGCACCCTCAGCTCCAGGTCGGCGACGTCGCCCCGGACTTCGTGCTCGCTGCCCTGGGGGGCGGCGAAGTGCGCTTATCAAGCCTGCGGGGGCAGCGGGTCTGGCTGAGCCTGAACCGGCAAAGCACCTGCGCGATCTGCAACCCCCGGCACGCGGAAGTGATCGCGGTGCAGGACCAGCTGGTGCCCCTGGGCGTGAAGACCGTCAGTGTCTGGGGGAGCGGCTTGAGCGACCTGGGGCGGGGCATTGGGAAGCAGCAGCCACCGTATGCCGTGCTGGCCGACCCGGCTGACACCACCTACGCCCGCTACGGGCTGACCTTCAGCCTGGCCGGCACGCTGGACCCCCGCAACCTGAGCACCATGTCCAAGGGCTTCCGGATGATGGGGCTCTCGGCCCTGAAGTCCGATGGAGAGCTGTTCCGGATGCCCGCGGAATTCCTGATCGGGAAAGACGGCCGGATCGAACGCGTGCATTACAGCGCCTATGGGGCGGATTTCCTGCCCATTGAAGAGGTCCTCGCCTGGGCCCGGCGCCCATGA
- a CDS encoding ATP-binding protein, whose amino-acid sequence MTPDWLRRLQARFGRAVALVPAAEGGLLDFHLSPHLLRLLIDHQATSLPRAVAECVMNSVDAGAGRIDVTLHTDQHHRMHALTVQDDGRGFTTRQDVEQYFRTFGFDHDTDAERGRRQYGRFGIGRAQLWAFGAVQWRTGPFELGVNTQEHGVAFTLTADLPQQVGTQIHATLFKHAPTFTLQEHLEDHLRYVDVPLFLNGAQINQPPSQETWAFEDEDAYYDLRPGGGVHLYNLGVLIGEVDEKFAGGGVIVSKKALRLNLTRTRTIERDELGTRILATMHRLVLAHVKAQAKLSEGERAFLARAYLKGEVAWAEVQGLKLITTVDDRDHTLSAFANLVAQRGLVGAATRGEALADKASQHGLAVVLAERTLTRWGVSSVTGFKIALCRAILPNADVDEATVADQWDARDAAEQDFFEAIQHGVWAENLAQHVDDRVFRHAQIPRGEWTVEERAVLAGLQKIVPRAAQALRLRNGKRKVILGDSTGAQAWTDGRSFIALDRRLVPLAQRGLPGFTRLALLILHEMTHAQESLGSDVHDAAFYSAYHDASLTDVFGPAPQDALDVYVTRLLDKQLPLSRAALRTSSVQYRVRSLPDLLAQHGRRDRPWACTVRHHTWHGRVLIIHELRRTEERRWWGQASLVRGTLYAQDGACLGELVLTEEVDLAVWVEESPPKTLQPAPPIQLPKALSRAVQGRLRAYIQARTGPVQVHVSCKVDGSGPRFRVGLHIPSARDAYWSVTPTHLTAAPTLAAAERLAELAQVWLHAQGRAATPAEPEPSEAPHEPPRPDLAGVDTPPPLSTGVTA is encoded by the coding sequence ATGACGCCGGATTGGCTCCGCCGTCTCCAGGCCCGATTCGGTCGCGCGGTCGCCCTTGTCCCCGCCGCTGAGGGTGGACTGCTGGACTTTCACCTCAGCCCCCACCTGCTCCGCCTCCTGATTGACCACCAAGCCACCAGCCTCCCGCGCGCCGTCGCCGAGTGCGTCATGAACAGCGTGGACGCCGGCGCTGGCCGCATCGACGTCACCCTGCACACCGACCAGCATCACCGGATGCACGCCCTCACGGTTCAAGATGACGGCCGCGGCTTCACCACCCGCCAGGACGTCGAGCAGTATTTCCGCACCTTCGGCTTCGACCACGACACCGACGCTGAACGCGGCCGGCGCCAATACGGCCGGTTCGGCATCGGGCGCGCGCAGCTCTGGGCCTTCGGCGCCGTCCAGTGGCGCACCGGCCCCTTCGAGCTCGGCGTCAATACCCAAGAGCACGGCGTCGCCTTCACCTTGACAGCGGACCTGCCCCAGCAGGTCGGCACCCAAATCCACGCCACCCTCTTCAAGCACGCCCCCACCTTTACCCTTCAGGAGCATCTCGAAGACCACCTGCGCTATGTCGACGTTCCCCTCTTCCTGAATGGCGCCCAGATCAATCAGCCGCCCAGCCAGGAAACGTGGGCCTTTGAGGACGAGGACGCGTATTACGACCTGCGGCCCGGCGGCGGGGTCCACCTCTACAACCTGGGCGTCCTGATCGGCGAAGTGGACGAGAAATTTGCCGGCGGCGGCGTGATCGTCAGCAAGAAGGCCCTCCGCCTCAACTTGACCCGCACGCGCACGATTGAACGGGACGAGTTGGGCACCCGCATCCTGGCCACCATGCACCGCTTGGTGCTGGCCCACGTCAAAGCGCAGGCCAAGTTGTCTGAAGGTGAGCGGGCCTTCCTGGCCCGCGCGTATCTGAAGGGTGAAGTGGCGTGGGCCGAGGTGCAGGGCCTCAAGCTCATCACCACGGTTGACGACCGCGACCACACCCTGAGCGCCTTCGCCAATCTGGTCGCACAGCGGGGGCTGGTCGGGGCCGCCACGCGGGGCGAGGCGCTGGCGGACAAGGCCTCCCAGCACGGGCTGGCGGTGGTGCTCGCTGAGCGCACCCTCACCCGGTGGGGCGTGTCGAGCGTGACCGGATTCAAAATCGCTCTGTGCCGCGCCATTCTCCCCAACGCTGATGTCGACGAGGCCACTGTGGCCGACCAGTGGGACGCGAGGGACGCAGCCGAGCAGGACTTCTTTGAGGCCATCCAGCACGGCGTGTGGGCTGAGAACCTGGCCCAGCACGTGGATGACCGCGTGTTCCGGCACGCCCAGATTCCCCGCGGAGAGTGGACCGTTGAAGAGCGCGCCGTGCTGGCGGGCTTGCAGAAAATCGTGCCGCGCGCGGCCCAGGCGCTGCGGCTCCGGAACGGCAAGCGCAAGGTGATCCTGGGCGACAGCACGGGCGCTCAGGCCTGGACCGACGGCCGAAGCTTTATCGCCCTGGACCGGCGCCTGGTCCCGCTCGCCCAGCGAGGCTTGCCCGGCTTCACCCGCTTAGCTTTGCTGATCCTGCACGAGATGACGCACGCGCAGGAAAGCCTGGGCAGCGACGTGCACGACGCGGCCTTCTACTCGGCTTATCACGACGCGAGCCTGACGGACGTGTTCGGCCCCGCACCTCAGGACGCCCTGGACGTGTATGTCACCCGGCTACTGGACAAGCAGCTGCCGCTGAGCCGGGCCGCCCTGAGAACATCCAGCGTGCAGTACAGAGTGCGGAGCCTCCCCGACTTGCTGGCGCAGCATGGGCGGCGGGACCGTCCCTGGGCCTGCACGGTGCGGCACCACACCTGGCACGGGCGGGTGCTGATCATTCACGAGCTGCGCCGAACCGAGGAACGGCGCTGGTGGGGGCAAGCGTCTCTGGTGCGTGGCACGTTGTATGCCCAGGATGGGGCATGCCTGGGCGAGCTGGTCTTGACCGAGGAGGTGGACCTGGCCGTCTGGGTTGAAGAGTCACCGCCCAAGACCCTTCAACCAGCGCCGCCGATCCAATTGCCGAAGGCGCTGTCCAGGGCGGTGCAAGGGCGGCTGAGGGCGTATATCCAGGCAAGGACCGGCCCCGTACAGGTGCACGTCAGCTGCAAGGTGGACGGTTCAGGGCCCCGGTTTCGGGTGGGGTTGCATATTCCGTCGGCCCGAGACGCGTACTGGAGTGTCACCCCGACGCACCTCACGGCGGCGCCGACCCTGGCGGCGGCCGAGCGCTTGGCGGAGTTGGCCCAGGTGTGGCTGCACGCACAGGGCCGAGCGGCGACACCTGCTGAGCCGGAGCCGTCAGAAGCGCCACACGAGCCACCACGGCCTGACTTGGCCGGGGTCGACACCCCACCGCCCTTGTCCACAGGAGTCACTGCATGA
- a CDS encoding helix-turn-helix domain-containing protein, which translates to MTPHDQHEPVRLHDAIAAAMRRRQLNTVGDFADASGLSRNEIYALLRPDATPSPQTVQTLSTALDLSVLEVRALLTRPPHLQVEPHVHPGLQAAYDTHVGVDTVEMFAARHQLSPLMVALALEGRVVTLTVGDVTQIAAALGFALIPFLQQIEAGTQGPGEGARP; encoded by the coding sequence ATGACCCCTCATGACCAGCATGAACCCGTTCGACTCCACGACGCCATCGCGGCCGCCATGCGCCGCCGGCAGCTCAACACCGTCGGCGACTTCGCGGACGCCAGTGGCCTGTCCCGCAACGAGATCTACGCTCTCCTTCGACCAGACGCGACCCCCAGCCCCCAGACAGTGCAGACACTGAGCACAGCACTTGATCTCTCGGTCCTTGAAGTCCGGGCGTTGTTGACGCGGCCACCACATCTCCAGGTGGAGCCTCACGTCCATCCTGGTCTTCAGGCTGCGTATGACACGCATGTCGGTGTCGACACCGTGGAGATGTTTGCTGCTCGACACCAGCTCTCGCCCCTGATGGTGGCCCTGGCCCTGGAAGGCCGCGTGGTCACCCTGACGGTTGGGGATGTCACCCAGATCGCCGCCGCGCTCGGCTTCGCCCTCATCCCGTTCTTGCAGCAGATTGAGGCTGGAACCCAGGGGCCGGGTGAAGGCGCTAGGCCCTGA
- a CDS encoding UvrD-helicase domain-containing protein, with protein sequence MTRRIPAHFTGEQQHFMTIVRDTGRHVFLRATAGAGKTTTLVEAAWHLGRGVYFAYNRHAVADLQARLPPRMRALTLHAHGYRLLHDVAAGPVQLQDDKARKVAALTSTGTRKVHSAAARAWSIAREEHWLTPTADQAQQLADRAEWEGKPETLVTLIPAMHDTGLRLWLEQGLADFTDMLWLPVTQGYGAGSLPLALVDEAQDLTPLRQQYVLHLLGLRGPHERPGRLIFVGDSDQAIYVWSGADREALSRLKTAVDAVELPLSVSFRCPHEVVRYARAHSDFIQPAPGAQPGRVEHVSAADVTYIRGDVVLCRTNAPLIRLALELMAQQVSVAVTGRDLAQRLRDGLEGTLPAQGPFANDAVTERVRTYLAPLADPLATRSADGDQGAKRALTELLDVARCLRYIAWVVSRGTGEGTLQDALALLAQLCREDSDADVLLTSVHRAKGKEWPRVTILYPELMPMSQGDPVEERAVQFVAVTRAQQVLRFAYGQERWAAQEFASPGILPAAELKAPPVVAVCPAAQVPTVGRPTPLAPSKRRQAEPPDFSAPGVPPLPAQKPAVVQLVDPRRAWPLLGGETPIPLALLQERLQALAEEERALFRCWAGDSLHLLDGVQAPFVGIHLAHLELYERAARQARVAVPTKPGTGIVLCVYEGPLLRLRLARKIRVTSRAIRLALGEQEYKFDRASGELVDGAAPLTPFIWPADLRRLQAG encoded by the coding sequence GTGACCCGGCGGATTCCAGCGCATTTCACGGGCGAGCAGCAGCACTTTATGACTATCGTCCGCGACACTGGTCGGCACGTCTTCCTGCGCGCCACCGCCGGCGCGGGGAAAACCACCACCCTGGTCGAAGCGGCCTGGCATCTTGGGCGAGGCGTCTACTTCGCGTACAACCGGCACGCGGTGGCAGACCTCCAAGCTCGGCTCCCGCCCCGTATGCGCGCCCTGACCCTACACGCGCACGGCTACCGCCTGCTGCACGACGTCGCCGCCGGGCCCGTGCAGCTCCAAGACGACAAAGCCCGCAAAGTCGCCGCACTGACCAGCACAGGGACGCGCAAGGTCCACAGCGCGGCCGCACGCGCCTGGAGCATCGCCCGCGAGGAGCACTGGCTGACCCCGACGGCTGACCAGGCCCAGCAACTGGCCGACCGCGCCGAGTGGGAAGGCAAACCGGAAACACTGGTGACGCTCATTCCCGCCATGCACGACACCGGGCTCCGCCTCTGGTTGGAGCAGGGCTTGGCCGACTTCACGGACATGCTCTGGTTGCCCGTCACGCAGGGCTACGGCGCTGGATCACTGCCCTTAGCGCTGGTGGATGAAGCCCAGGACTTAACCCCGCTCCGCCAGCAGTATGTGCTGCATCTGCTGGGCCTCAGGGGACCGCATGAACGACCGGGACGCCTGATCTTCGTCGGCGACAGCGACCAGGCGATTTACGTCTGGAGTGGCGCGGATAGAGAAGCCCTCAGTCGCCTGAAAACAGCCGTAGATGCCGTCGAACTGCCGCTGAGCGTGTCCTTTCGCTGCCCGCATGAGGTCGTGCGGTACGCGCGGGCGCACTCCGACTTCATTCAGCCGGCGCCAGGTGCGCAACCAGGGCGTGTTGAGCACGTCAGTGCAGCCGACGTGACTTACATCCGGGGCGATGTCGTGCTGTGCCGTACGAACGCGCCCTTAATTCGCCTGGCCCTGGAATTGATGGCCCAGCAAGTCAGCGTGGCCGTGACCGGGCGGGACCTCGCCCAGCGGCTGCGCGACGGCCTGGAGGGGACGCTGCCCGCCCAGGGCCCCTTTGCCAACGACGCCGTGACCGAGCGGGTGCGGACGTACCTGGCGCCATTGGCCGACCCCCTGGCCACCCGCTCGGCTGACGGCGATCAAGGGGCCAAGCGCGCGCTGACGGAACTCCTCGACGTCGCCCGCTGCCTGCGCTACATCGCCTGGGTGGTGTCCAGGGGCACGGGCGAGGGAACCCTTCAGGACGCGCTGGCTCTCCTCGCTCAGCTGTGCCGGGAAGACAGTGACGCCGACGTGCTGCTCACCTCTGTGCACCGCGCCAAAGGCAAAGAATGGCCGCGCGTGACCATCCTCTATCCGGAACTCATGCCCATGAGTCAGGGCGACCCGGTTGAAGAGCGTGCCGTGCAGTTCGTGGCGGTCACGCGGGCCCAGCAGGTGTTGCGGTTCGCGTACGGACAGGAGCGCTGGGCCGCGCAAGAGTTTGCCTCGCCCGGTATTCTGCCAGCAGCGGAGCTGAAAGCTCCACCTGTTGTTGCAGTCTGCCCAGCTGCTCAAGTGCCCACGGTGGGCCGTCCAACACCATTAGCACCGTCCAAGAGGCGTCAAGCTGAACCCCCTGACTTCTCTGCGCCCGGCGTGCCCCCGCTCCCTGCACAGAAACCGGCAGTCGTGCAGCTCGTAGACCCCCGGCGAGCCTGGCCCCTGCTGGGCGGAGAGACCCCTATTCCACTGGCCCTGCTCCAAGAACGCCTCCAAGCACTGGCCGAGGAAGAGCGCGCCCTGTTCCGCTGCTGGGCCGGCGACAGCTTGCACCTCCTGGATGGGGTACAGGCCCCCTTCGTGGGCATCCACCTCGCGCACCTGGAGTTGTACGAACGCGCGGCTCGGCAGGCGCGGGTCGCGGTGCCGACGAAGCCGGGGACCGGCATCGTCCTGTGCGTGTACGAAGGGCCTCTGCTGCGTCTGCGGCTGGCCCGAAAGATTCGAGTGACCAGCCGCGCCATTCGCCTGGCCCTGGGCGAACAGGAATACAAATTTGACCGCGCGAGCGGGGAACTGGTAGACGGGGCCGCGCCCCTGACGCCCTTTATCTGGCCCGCCGATCTCCGGCGCCTGCAGGCTGGCTAG